Proteins found in one Cobetia sp. L2A1 genomic segment:
- a CDS encoding STAS domain-containing protein, whose translation MDEGRIQAVFDDGLFVLKLSGDVRLTLCATLDQQVQRVAAVDGLESVIIDLREATNVDSTALGFLAKLALAVRDRLVLPAQVVATHPDVLTMLKVMGFDEVASVVDANELPAAEQAGLDSTSCCDDMPLAEPSSEMQEEGELRGRILEAHRLLMCLNGHNRLQFQPLIELLESEEQRQPH comes from the coding sequence ATGGATGAAGGACGTATCCAGGCCGTGTTTGACGATGGCCTGTTCGTGCTCAAGCTGTCCGGTGATGTGCGCCTGACACTGTGCGCCACGCTGGACCAGCAGGTGCAGCGCGTGGCTGCGGTCGATGGGCTGGAAAGTGTGATCATCGATCTGCGTGAAGCGACGAATGTCGATTCCACTGCGCTGGGCTTTCTCGCCAAGCTGGCACTGGCGGTGCGCGATCGCCTGGTACTGCCGGCGCAGGTCGTCGCCACTCATCCTGACGTCTTGACCATGCTCAAGGTGATGGGATTCGACGAGGTAGCCAGTGTCGTGGACGCCAATGAATTGCCCGCGGCAGAGCAGGCGGGGCTTGACTCTACCAGCTGCTGTGATGATATGCCGTTGGCCGAGCCATCCTCCGAAATGCAGGAGGAAGGTGAGCTGCGTGGACGTATCCTCGAAGCGCATCGCCTACTGATGTGTCTGAATGGACACAATCGCCTTCAGTTCCAGCCGCTGATCGAGTTGTTGGAGAGCGAAGAGCAGCGTCAGCCGCACTGA
- the tal gene encoding transaldolase has protein sequence MAQDKLSQLKEMTTVVADTGDLDAIRRFSPTDATTNPSLILQAAQDPSRRERLTEVARKATDIDDAVDAVAVDIGTEIAGLVPGYVSTEVSARLSFDTDETIRRAHRIIERYAANGVGQERILIKTASTWEGIRAAEKLEREGIRTNLTLLFNFAQAQACADAGVTLISPFVGRILDWHKAQQPSADFSGDNDPGVQSVKSIYDYYKGHGYKTIVMGASFRNTGEIEALAGCDRLTISPALLGELAETSGPLTRRLIPVDAESNVQEALSESDFRWAMNEDAMATEKLGEGIRKFMADQRKLETLLAELRQH, from the coding sequence ATGGCCCAGGACAAGCTCTCCCAGCTCAAGGAAATGACGACCGTGGTCGCTGACACCGGTGATCTCGATGCTATCCGCCGTTTCTCCCCTACCGATGCTACCACTAACCCGTCACTGATCCTGCAGGCGGCACAGGATCCATCACGCCGTGAGCGCCTCACTGAAGTGGCTCGCAAAGCGACTGATATCGATGACGCTGTCGACGCCGTGGCCGTGGATATCGGTACCGAAATCGCGGGTCTGGTACCGGGTTACGTCTCTACCGAAGTCAGTGCTCGCCTGTCCTTTGATACCGACGAAACCATTCGTCGCGCCCATCGCATCATTGAGCGTTACGCTGCAAATGGTGTCGGCCAGGAACGTATCCTGATCAAGACTGCCTCTACCTGGGAAGGTATTCGCGCTGCCGAGAAACTCGAACGCGAAGGCATCCGTACTAACCTGACCTTACTGTTCAATTTTGCGCAGGCCCAGGCGTGTGCTGATGCCGGCGTGACCCTGATTTCGCCCTTCGTTGGCCGTATCCTCGACTGGCACAAGGCTCAGCAGCCAAGCGCCGATTTCAGCGGCGACAATGATCCGGGCGTGCAATCAGTCAAGTCGATCTACGACTACTACAAGGGTCATGGCTACAAGACCATCGTGATGGGCGCAAGCTTCCGTAATACTGGCGAGATCGAAGCACTGGCCGGTTGTGATCGCCTGACCATCTCTCCGGCACTGTTGGGTGAACTGGCCGAGACTAGCGGGCCGCTGACGCGTCGCCTGATCCCGGTAGATGCCGAGAGCAACGTACAGGAAGCGCTTAGCGAATCTGACTTCCGCTGGGCCATGAATGAAGATGCCATGGCGACCGAGAAGCTGGGCGAAGGTATCCGCAAGTTCATGGCCGACCAGCGCAAGCTTGAGACGCTACTGGCTGAGCTGCGTCAGCACTGA
- a CDS encoding Bcr/CflA family multidrug efflux MFS transporter, producing the protein MDKRQTRQLALLVAANTALAPLAIDAYLPALPAMADDLGTTVHYTELSLSIFLLGFSLGQLIFGPLSDRIGRKPVLLSGIAVFLLASLAITQVDSLEGLWALRFVQALGGGASVVNSSAIVRDCFRGREAAKVLSTVAVIMMLAPLIAPAIGSLLLGLAGWWLIFAFLAAYAAFLLVVLPLRLPETRRTPEENELPASLAQVARDYASVLRHGPAMGYAVTQAMGFGGMFAFITASPYVYMEHFGVTAAWYPALFGANILFMFTANRVNVRLLSHYSSPRLLRIGIGIQLMAAVLLVTMLALGLDRLAIIAPLLMVFVGANGMVAPNAISSALEYFPRISATANALIGSLQFASGALIGMLIAGLALNSLWPMVLGMLATALVSNILLRVLAGRRALARHEPIEA; encoded by the coding sequence GTGGATAAGCGTCAAACCCGACAGCTGGCCTTGTTGGTTGCTGCCAATACCGCACTGGCTCCATTGGCCATTGATGCCTACCTGCCAGCATTGCCAGCGATGGCGGACGATCTCGGCACCACGGTGCACTATACCGAATTGTCGCTTTCGATCTTCTTGCTCGGGTTTTCGCTGGGCCAGCTGATCTTCGGGCCTCTGTCGGATCGCATCGGGCGCAAGCCGGTATTGCTGTCGGGAATTGCGGTATTCCTGTTGGCGAGCCTCGCCATCACCCAGGTCGATAGCCTTGAAGGCCTGTGGGCCTTGCGCTTCGTGCAGGCACTTGGCGGTGGTGCATCGGTGGTCAACTCCTCGGCGATCGTGCGCGACTGCTTCAGAGGTCGCGAGGCCGCCAAGGTGCTCTCGACCGTGGCAGTGATCATGATGCTGGCACCACTGATTGCTCCCGCGATCGGCAGTCTGCTGTTGGGGCTGGCAGGATGGTGGTTGATCTTTGCCTTCCTGGCAGCCTACGCCGCCTTTCTGCTGGTGGTGCTGCCATTGCGCTTACCGGAAACCCGCCGCACGCCTGAGGAGAATGAACTGCCTGCCAGTCTTGCTCAGGTCGCTCGCGATTACGCCAGCGTGTTACGGCATGGGCCGGCGATGGGATATGCCGTGACGCAGGCGATGGGCTTTGGCGGCATGTTCGCCTTCATCACGGCCTCGCCTTACGTGTATATGGAACACTTCGGTGTGACGGCGGCGTGGTATCCGGCACTGTTTGGCGCCAATATCCTGTTCATGTTCACCGCCAATCGAGTCAATGTACGCTTGTTGTCACACTATTCTTCCCCTCGGTTGTTGCGTATCGGTATCGGTATTCAACTGATGGCGGCAGTTCTGTTGGTCACGATGCTGGCACTGGGGCTGGATCGCCTGGCGATCATCGCGCCCTTGCTGATGGTCTTCGTAGGGGCCAATGGCATGGTGGCTCCCAATGCGATCTCCTCCGCGCTGGAATATTTCCCGCGCATCAGTGCCACGGCCAATGCACTGATCGGGAGCCTGCAGTTTGCCAGTGGTGCCTTGATCGGGATGCTGATTGCAGGCCTGGCCTTGAACAGTCTTTGGCCGATGGTCCTTGGCATGCTGGCAACGGCACTGGTCAGCAATATCCTGCTGCGAGTGCTGGCAGGGCGGCGCGCTCTGGCACGACATGAGCCGATAGAAGCATAA
- a CDS encoding substrate-binding domain-containing protein produces the protein MQAFLKTGIAVAVMAASISAAQAREQLRIVGSSTVYPFSSYVAEELGATSDFPTPVIESTGSGGGMKLFCEGVGDNTPDITNASRRMKTSEFERCADNGITDITEAKIGFDGIAFAQSVDNGNINLTREQIAMAVAAQVPVDGKLVDNPYMKWSDIDNSLPDRKITVYGPPSTSGTRDAFEELVMEVATEDMEGYGGEGYTNIRQDGHYIASGENDNLIIQKLTENTAAFGIFGYSFLEENADKVVGASIDGVEPEADAISSGEYPVSRSLFYYIKNQHKDDVPAQEAYNTLFMSEKMIGELGYLKGIGLIPLPKAEREALRQQVESRTQLTLADLKK, from the coding sequence ATGCAGGCGTTCCTCAAAACGGGTATTGCAGTCGCGGTCATGGCCGCTTCCATCAGCGCAGCACAAGCACGTGAGCAGCTGCGTATTGTTGGCTCTTCCACGGTTTATCCGTTCTCCAGCTATGTGGCTGAAGAACTGGGCGCTACCAGCGACTTCCCGACGCCGGTCATCGAGTCCACCGGTTCCGGTGGTGGCATGAAGCTCTTCTGTGAAGGTGTGGGCGACAACACGCCGGACATTACCAACGCGTCTCGTCGTATGAAGACTTCCGAGTTTGAACGTTGCGCAGACAATGGCATCACCGACATCACCGAAGCCAAGATCGGCTTCGACGGTATCGCGTTCGCTCAGTCTGTCGATAACGGCAACATCAACCTGACCCGTGAGCAGATCGCCATGGCCGTGGCCGCCCAGGTCCCGGTCGATGGCAAGCTGGTCGACAATCCCTACATGAAGTGGTCTGACATCGACAATTCGCTGCCGGATCGCAAGATCACTGTCTACGGGCCGCCTTCTACTTCTGGTACGCGTGATGCGTTCGAAGAGCTGGTGATGGAAGTTGCCACTGAAGACATGGAAGGTTACGGCGGCGAAGGCTATACCAATATCCGCCAGGATGGTCACTACATCGCTTCCGGCGAGAACGATAACCTGATCATCCAGAAGCTGACGGAAAACACGGCAGCCTTCGGGATCTTCGGCTACTCCTTCCTCGAAGAGAATGCTGACAAGGTCGTGGGAGCTTCCATCGACGGTGTTGAGCCGGAAGCTGATGCCATCTCCTCTGGTGAGTATCCGGTCTCCCGCTCCTTGTTCTACTACATCAAGAACCAGCACAAGGATGACGTTCCTGCGCAGGAAGCCTACAACACGCTGTTCATGAGCGAGAAGATGATCGGTGAACTGGGCTACCTCAAGGGGATTGGCTTGATCCCGCTGCCGAAGGCAGAGCGTGAAGCCCTGCGTCAGCAGGTCGAGAGCCGTACCCAGCTGACCTTGGCTGACCTCAAGAAGTAA
- the pstC gene encoding phosphate ABC transporter permease subunit PstC, whose product MQTQQIFLFFIGIVVLFGLAAFFIGRGKAQKVRAGGAEMYAQPDQYGWFTAISSAGPAILVGLAAVIAIATTGIDIEGFTLLATCLVVAGLGLMLGLYLVKPDFHARTAIETLIRYVLIGAAMISIVTTFGILISIVFEAIRFFQMESFWTFITGTTWDPGNSFQLSAGRGEGVESTANFGAVPLFAGTFMITLIAMLVAIPIGLLAAVYMAEFAPANVRTIAKPVLEVLAGIPTVVYGFFAAISVAPLVVDIFSPLGFDASYNNALAPGLVMGIMIIPFISSLSDDVITSVPDTMRQGSLALGMTHGETIRNVILPAALPGIISASLLAVSRALGETMIVVMAAGMRPNLTANPLEDMTTVTVRIVAALTGDQEFASAETLSAFALGLVLFVVTLLLNMVSVILIRRFREKYSANNL is encoded by the coding sequence ATGCAGACCCAGCAGATCTTTCTCTTCTTTATAGGCATCGTGGTGTTGTTTGGCCTCGCAGCCTTCTTCATCGGCCGCGGCAAGGCACAGAAAGTGCGTGCCGGCGGTGCCGAGATGTATGCCCAGCCTGATCAATACGGCTGGTTCACGGCGATCTCCAGTGCTGGTCCCGCCATTCTGGTCGGTCTGGCAGCGGTGATCGCCATCGCGACCACTGGCATCGACATCGAAGGCTTCACGCTGTTGGCGACCTGCCTGGTCGTGGCGGGGCTTGGTCTGATGCTGGGACTGTATCTGGTCAAACCCGACTTTCATGCGCGCACCGCCATTGAGACGCTGATTCGTTATGTTCTGATCGGGGCGGCGATGATTTCCATCGTCACTACGTTCGGCATTCTGATCTCCATCGTCTTCGAGGCCATTCGCTTCTTCCAGATGGAAAGCTTCTGGACCTTCATTACGGGCACTACCTGGGATCCGGGTAACAGCTTCCAGCTGTCCGCGGGTCGTGGCGAGGGTGTCGAGAGTACTGCCAACTTCGGTGCGGTACCGCTGTTTGCCGGTACCTTCATGATCACCTTGATCGCGATGCTGGTCGCCATTCCCATTGGCCTGCTGGCAGCGGTCTACATGGCAGAGTTCGCTCCCGCCAATGTGCGCACCATTGCCAAGCCGGTATTGGAAGTGCTCGCGGGTATCCCGACCGTGGTCTATGGCTTCTTTGCTGCCATCAGCGTTGCGCCGCTCGTCGTGGATATCTTCTCGCCGCTGGGCTTTGATGCGTCTTACAACAATGCGCTGGCGCCCGGTCTGGTCATGGGCATCATGATCATTCCCTTCATCTCTTCACTCTCCGATGACGTCATCACGTCAGTGCCTGACACCATGCGTCAGGGGTCGCTGGCACTGGGCATGACGCATGGAGAGACCATTCGTAACGTCATTCTGCCGGCTGCACTGCCGGGCATCATCTCGGCTTCATTGCTGGCGGTATCACGTGCGTTGGGTGAGACGATGATCGTGGTCATGGCAGCCGGTATGCGTCCGAATCTGACGGCCAACCCGCTGGAAGACATGACGACCGTCACGGTGCGTATCGTTGCTGCATTGACTGGCGATCAAGAATTCGCCAGCGCCGAAACGCTGTCAGCCTTCGCGCTGGGGCTGGTGCTGTTCGTGGTCACTCTGCTGCTCAACATGGTGTCGGTGATCTTGATTCGCCGCTTCCGTGAGAAGTACAGCGCCAATAACCTGTGA
- the pstA gene encoding phosphate ABC transporter permease PstA, with protein sequence MSHSFDDISAQLKGRHRRTRRLKMMSMGALALAASFLLVFIGDMVMRGYPAFQQAELNVPVTYSEQSREIPLAAVEEDVRSLVSRGWLRQLPRAMKADPTLMGQTIDSWVISDDQVDQYLKGHKSHLKPKEQQVLDRMIENGTAELKFNVNFFTTGDSKLPEYAGIWSAAMGTILTLLVTLAFAFPVGVMTAVYLEEFAPDNRLTQAIEININNLAAVPSILFGLLGLAIFINFFGMPRSSPLVGGLTLGLMTLPVIIITTRSALRSVPDTIRQAAFGVGCSQWQVVRDHVLPLSLPGILTGSIIGLAQAMGETAPLIIIGMVAFIPDAPESITQAATVLPAQIFTWAGEPEQAYVERTAAGILVLLSVLIFLNAAAVMLRKKFERRW encoded by the coding sequence ATGAGCCATTCATTCGACGACATCTCGGCCCAGCTGAAGGGCCGTCATCGCCGCACGCGGCGCCTGAAGATGATGTCCATGGGCGCTTTGGCCCTGGCGGCCAGCTTCCTGCTGGTGTTCATCGGCGACATGGTCATGCGTGGCTATCCTGCCTTCCAGCAGGCGGAGTTGAACGTCCCTGTCACGTACAGTGAACAGTCACGCGAGATCCCGCTGGCGGCGGTAGAAGAAGATGTCCGTAGCCTGGTCAGCCGTGGCTGGCTGCGTCAGCTGCCTCGTGCGATGAAAGCTGATCCGACATTGATGGGGCAGACGATCGACAGCTGGGTAATCTCGGATGACCAGGTCGATCAGTACCTCAAGGGTCACAAGTCACACCTGAAGCCGAAAGAGCAGCAGGTGCTGGACCGCATGATCGAAAACGGTACCGCCGAGCTCAAGTTCAACGTCAACTTCTTCACCACAGGTGATTCGAAGCTGCCGGAATATGCCGGTATCTGGTCTGCTGCGATGGGGACGATCCTGACACTGCTGGTCACCTTGGCCTTTGCCTTCCCGGTCGGCGTGATGACAGCGGTCTATCTGGAAGAGTTTGCACCGGACAACCGTCTGACGCAGGCCATCGAGATCAACATCAACAACCTGGCTGCCGTGCCGTCGATCCTGTTCGGTCTACTGGGCTTGGCAATCTTCATCAACTTCTTCGGTATGCCGCGCTCCTCACCGCTGGTCGGGGGGCTGACGCTGGGTTTGATGACACTACCGGTGATCATCATCACCACACGTTCGGCCCTGCGCAGCGTGCCAGATACCATCCGACAGGCGGCCTTCGGCGTGGGGTGCTCGCAATGGCAGGTAGTGCGTGACCACGTGTTGCCCTTGTCACTGCCGGGTATTCTGACGGGCTCGATCATCGGCCTGGCACAGGCGATGGGTGAGACGGCACCATTGATCATCATCGGCATGGTGGCCTTTATCCCGGATGCGCCGGAGTCTATTACTCAGGCAGCTACCGTGCTTCCGGCCCAGATTTTCACTTGGGCGGGCGAGCCGGAGCAGGCCTATGTTGAACGTACTGCGGCGGGCATCCTGGTGCTACTGTCAGTGCTGATCTTCCTCAACGCGGCAGCGGTCATGCTGCGCAAGAAATTTGAGCGTCGTTGGTAG
- the pstB gene encoding phosphate ABC transporter ATP-binding protein PstB → MSITVAKQPAAIQRLGTPISTNEDANHELAIRVENLNLWYGEKKALKDINIDIFQKNVTALIGPSGCGKSTFLRCLNRMNDLIRSVRIEGLVEMDGRDVNARKMDEVALRRRVGMVFQKPNPFPKSIYDNIAYAPTMHDLVSRRADKDDLVESALRDAGLWEEVKDILDQPGTSLSGGQQQRLCIARAIAVKPDVILMDEPTSALDPISTATIEDLMDKLKSQFSIVTVTHNMQQAARVADYTAFFHMGELIEYNDTKTMFSNPHTKKAEDYITGRYG, encoded by the coding sequence ATGAGCATCACTGTCGCCAAGCAGCCTGCCGCAATTCAGCGTCTGGGCACCCCGATCAGCACCAACGAAGATGCCAATCACGAACTGGCCATTCGCGTCGAAAACCTCAATCTGTGGTACGGCGAGAAGAAGGCACTCAAAGATATCAATATCGATATCTTCCAGAAGAATGTCACCGCATTGATCGGCCCGTCAGGCTGCGGAAAGTCTACCTTCCTGCGCTGCCTGAACCGCATGAATGACCTGATTCGCAGCGTGCGTATCGAGGGTCTGGTCGAGATGGACGGTCGTGACGTCAACGCCCGCAAGATGGATGAGGTGGCTCTGCGTCGTCGTGTGGGCATGGTGTTCCAGAAGCCGAATCCGTTCCCCAAGTCGATCTATGACAACATCGCCTATGCACCGACCATGCATGACCTGGTCAGCCGTCGCGCTGACAAGGATGATCTGGTCGAGAGCGCGCTGCGTGATGCGGGCCTGTGGGAAGAAGTGAAGGATATTCTGGATCAGCCTGGCACCTCGCTATCCGGTGGTCAGCAGCAGCGTCTGTGCATTGCGCGCGCCATCGCGGTCAAGCCGGATGTCATTCTGATGGATGAGCCGACCTCGGCACTTGACCCGATTTCCACCGCGACCATTGAAGATCTGATGGACAAGCTCAAGTCTCAGTTCTCGATTGTCACCGTGACGCATAACATGCAGCAGGCGGCGCGTGTCGCCGACTACACCGCCTTCTTCCACATGGGTGAGCTGATCGAGTACAACGACACCAAGACGATGTTCTCCAATCCTCATACCAAGAAGGCCGAGGATTACATCACCGGCCGTTACGGTTAA
- a CDS encoding acetyl-CoA C-acyltransferase has protein sequence MSTLSPATSADDIVILAGARTPMGGLKGALSSMSAPELAAVAIKAAIERSGLTPADIDEGIFGCVLPAGVKQGPARQAMRLAGVPDSIGATTINKLCGSGMKATMLAHDLIRAGTNRIMLAGGMESMSNAPHLLTQARGGYRLGHGELKDHMFLDGLEDAETGKLMGVFAQDVADAQGYARQRMDDFAIESLTRAMAAIESGDITPEIASVTVTSRKGDTVVERDEQPFQANIDKIPTLRPVFAKDGTITAANASSISDGASALVLTSRGEADSRGLAIKARILGHSTHSQHPSEFTLAPIGAIDSLMKKLGWTTDDVDLFEINEAFAVVTLLAMDAHKIPHDKVNVFGGACAQGHPVGSTGSRIIVTLINALERRGKTRGIAALCIGGGEATAIAVELAS, from the coding sequence ATGTCTACTCTTTCTCCGGCCACCAGCGCCGATGACATCGTCATTCTTGCCGGTGCCCGCACGCCAATGGGCGGCCTCAAGGGCGCGCTATCTAGCATGAGCGCCCCTGAGCTTGCCGCCGTGGCCATCAAGGCCGCCATCGAGCGCTCAGGACTCACACCTGCCGATATCGACGAAGGCATCTTTGGCTGCGTGCTTCCCGCTGGCGTCAAGCAAGGGCCGGCACGACAGGCAATGCGTCTGGCGGGCGTACCCGACAGCATCGGCGCGACCACGATCAACAAACTGTGTGGCTCCGGCATGAAAGCCACCATGCTGGCCCACGATCTGATTCGCGCCGGTACCAACCGCATCATGCTGGCGGGCGGCATGGAGTCGATGTCGAATGCTCCTCATCTGCTGACGCAGGCACGTGGTGGCTATCGTCTCGGCCACGGTGAGCTGAAAGACCACATGTTCCTCGACGGCCTGGAAGATGCCGAGACTGGCAAGCTGATGGGCGTATTCGCCCAGGACGTAGCCGATGCGCAAGGGTATGCTCGGCAGCGCATGGACGACTTCGCGATAGAGTCGCTCACGCGAGCCATGGCCGCCATCGAGTCCGGAGACATCACGCCAGAAATCGCGTCGGTCACCGTCACCAGCCGCAAGGGCGATACCGTCGTCGAACGCGATGAGCAGCCCTTCCAGGCCAATATCGACAAGATCCCGACACTGCGTCCGGTATTTGCCAAGGACGGAACCATCACTGCCGCCAACGCCAGCTCCATTTCCGATGGCGCCTCAGCGCTGGTATTGACCAGCCGAGGCGAAGCAGACAGCCGTGGCCTGGCCATCAAGGCGCGTATTCTCGGCCACAGCACTCACTCCCAGCATCCCAGCGAGTTCACACTGGCCCCGATCGGGGCAATCGATAGTCTGATGAAGAAGCTCGGCTGGACCACCGACGATGTCGATCTGTTCGAGATCAATGAAGCCTTCGCCGTCGTCACGCTGCTGGCGATGGATGCTCACAAGATTCCTCACGATAAGGTCAATGTCTTCGGTGGCGCCTGTGCCCAGGGGCATCCGGTCGGCTCGACTGGCTCACGTATCATCGTCACGCTGATCAATGCATTGGAGCGTCGTGGCAAGACACGCGGCATCGCGGCACTGTGCATCGGCGGCGGCGAGGCGACTGCCATTGCGGTCGAGCTGGCAAGCTGA
- a CDS encoding TetR/AcrR family transcriptional regulator produces the protein MNVATASPRRKELVRIAARLFVEEGYDRTTVRMLAQEMGIKSGSLFHHFADKQEILCAVIEEGMFSALAIAREHLATLDSSLAADTSRDQAHLRLLALARAHLDTLLTDRNAHVVALYEWRRIEGPAREHLVQQRDEYEALWRDAIEAGVATGLLRGDASLLRQFVLGALNWSVRWYRADGERSPDELAEALIDSVCHPQ, from the coding sequence ATGAATGTAGCCACCGCCTCACCCCGTCGCAAGGAGCTGGTCCGTATCGCCGCCCGCCTGTTTGTGGAGGAGGGGTACGACCGCACCACCGTCCGTATGCTGGCCCAGGAAATGGGCATCAAATCCGGCAGCCTGTTTCATCACTTCGCTGACAAGCAGGAAATCCTGTGTGCCGTGATCGAAGAGGGCATGTTCAGCGCGCTGGCCATCGCCCGTGAGCATCTGGCAACTCTCGATAGCTCTCTGGCTGCTGATACTTCCCGTGATCAGGCCCATCTGCGTCTGCTAGCGCTGGCGCGCGCCCATCTGGACACGTTGCTGACGGACCGCAACGCGCATGTCGTTGCGCTTTATGAATGGCGGCGTATTGAAGGCCCTGCCCGTGAGCACCTCGTTCAGCAACGTGACGAGTATGAAGCCTTGTGGCGCGATGCCATCGAGGCGGGCGTCGCGACCGGTCTGCTGCGTGGCGATGCTTCGTTATTGCGTCAGTTCGTGTTGGGCGCACTCAACTGGAGCGTGCGCTGGTACCGCGCAGATGGTGAACGCTCGCCGGATGAACTGGCAGAAGCCTTGATTGATAGCGTGTGTCATCCGCAGTGA
- a CDS encoding AMP-binding protein gives MTTRDTTTIRTSRASKDTHPTSLISRAISRSSVAGHAFEPAPNQTLSDYLASFDIDALCNELLTPEADGFIGNAFEACVGRHLRAGHGEALVLVHEDEHGNVSELSYAELDGLSARMATALATQGVGPGDRVACMLSRTPELMIALAATWRLGAVYQPLFTAFGPDALEYRLMRAETRVVITETGQRSKFDALERHPPIICVRREDEALQGADLDWHALMQSEPLSQPPVQLSSDAPFLQMFTSGTVGKPKGVAVALNALPAFWLYQRLAVDLRPGERFWNMADPGWAYGLYYAITGPLLLGATTYFMQSPFTAEGGLAFMERHRIDNFAAAPTAYRMLKASGVCEGAFERLNLRVASSAGEPLNTEVVGWVERELGCTVMDHYGQTETGMTCCNHHALAHEIVVGSVGFPLPGYRLAVLDAEYRELPPGEPGVLAVDIARSPAHFFAGYTWQEKQPCVEGYYLTGDVVVAEADGRFTFAGRDDDIITTAGYRVGPADVENAILVHPAVAESAAIGKPDDIRGEIIKAYVVLRDGHVGSEALADEIRQSVRQRLSGHSYPREIAFVDSLPKTPSGKIQRFLLRAEARED, from the coding sequence ATGACGACACGCGATACAACAACAATCCGCACGTCACGCGCTAGCAAGGATACCCATCCCACCAGCCTCATCTCTCGCGCTATTTCTCGGTCCTCTGTCGCGGGCCATGCTTTCGAGCCAGCCCCCAATCAGACACTGAGCGATTATCTGGCTAGCTTCGATATAGACGCCCTGTGTAATGAGCTGCTGACGCCAGAGGCTGATGGCTTTATCGGCAATGCCTTCGAGGCATGTGTGGGTCGCCATCTACGTGCCGGGCATGGCGAGGCACTGGTGCTGGTGCACGAGGATGAGCACGGCAATGTCAGCGAATTGAGCTATGCGGAATTGGATGGCTTGAGTGCGCGGATGGCCACGGCGCTGGCAACTCAGGGTGTTGGGCCGGGAGATCGTGTGGCTTGCATGTTGTCGCGCACGCCGGAGCTGATGATTGCGCTGGCGGCGACATGGCGTTTAGGGGCGGTCTATCAGCCACTGTTTACGGCCTTCGGACCTGATGCACTTGAATATCGTCTGATGCGTGCCGAGACAAGAGTGGTGATTACCGAGACGGGACAGCGATCCAAATTCGATGCGTTGGAGCGCCATCCCCCCATCATCTGTGTGCGGCGTGAGGATGAAGCGCTGCAGGGTGCTGATCTTGATTGGCACGCACTCATGCAAAGTGAGCCGTTATCGCAGCCGCCAGTACAGTTATCAAGTGATGCGCCTTTCTTGCAGATGTTTACTTCCGGCACTGTTGGCAAGCCGAAGGGCGTGGCTGTGGCACTGAACGCATTGCCAGCCTTTTGGCTCTATCAGCGGTTGGCCGTTGATCTGCGTCCCGGCGAGCGTTTCTGGAACATGGCGGACCCCGGCTGGGCCTATGGTCTCTACTACGCCATTACTGGTCCGCTGCTGTTGGGGGCAACAACCTACTTCATGCAGTCGCCGTTCACGGCTGAGGGCGGCCTGGCCTTCATGGAGCGTCACCGCATCGACAACTTCGCGGCCGCCCCCACGGCCTATCGCATGCTCAAGGCCTCTGGTGTCTGCGAAGGCGCTTTTGAACGGCTGAATCTGCGTGTGGCCAGCTCTGCCGGCGAGCCACTGAATACCGAGGTGGTGGGATGGGTCGAGCGCGAGCTGGGCTGTACGGTGATGGATCATTACGGCCAGACCGAAACAGGCATGACCTGCTGCAATCATCACGCGCTGGCACATGAGATCGTCGTCGGTAGCGTCGGCTTCCCGCTGCCCGGCTATCGTCTGGCAGTCTTGGACGCCGAGTATCGTGAGCTGCCGCCGGGTGAGCCGGGCGTGCTGGCGGTGGACATCGCACGTTCTCCCGCCCACTTCTTCGCGGGCTACACCTGGCAGGAGAAGCAGCCTTGCGTGGAGGGTTATTACCTGACCGGCGATGTGGTGGTGGCCGAGGCCGATGGCCGCTTCACCTTTGCAGGGCGCGATGACGACATCATCACCACGGCGGGCTATCGCGTCGGGCCTGCAGATGTCGAGAATGCCATTCTGGTGCATCCAGCGGTTGCTGAATCTGCCGCTATAGGGAAGCCGGATGATATCCGCGGCGAGATCATCAAGGCCTATGTCGTGCTACGTGACGGCCATGTCGGCAGCGAAGCATTGGCGGATGAAATCCGCCAGAGTGTGCGTCAGCGACTCTCCGGACACAGCTATCCACGTGAGATTGCTTTCGTCGACAGCCTGCCCAAAACACCGTCAGGCAAGATTCAGCGCTTCCTGCTGCGCGCCGAGGCACGTGAAGATTGA